From one Streptomyces sp. NBC_01478 genomic stretch:
- the tdh gene encoding L-threonine 3-dehydrogenase encodes MKALVKEKAEPGLWLADVPEPAVGPGDVLIKVLRTGICGTDLHIRNWDGWAQQTIRTPLVLGHEFVGEVVGTGRDVADIAVGELVSGEGHLVCGKCRNCQAGRRHLCRATVGLGVGRDGAFAEYVALPAANVWVHRVPVDLDVAAIFDPFGNAVHTALSFPLVGEDVLITGAGPIGLMAAAVARHAGARNIMVTDVSEERLALARKIGVSLALNVTDAQIADGQRELGLREGFDIGLEMSGRPEAMRDMIANMTHGGRIAMLGLPSQEFPVDWSRIVTSMLTIKGIYGREMFETWYAMSVLLEGGLDLAPVITGRYGHRDFEAAFADAASGKGGKVILDWTA; translated from the coding sequence TTGAAGGCGCTGGTCAAGGAGAAGGCGGAGCCCGGGCTGTGGCTCGCGGACGTCCCGGAGCCCGCCGTCGGACCCGGCGACGTACTGATCAAGGTCCTGCGGACCGGGATCTGCGGCACCGATCTGCACATCCGGAACTGGGACGGGTGGGCACAGCAGACGATCCGTACGCCGCTGGTGCTCGGCCACGAGTTCGTGGGCGAGGTCGTCGGGACCGGCCGGGACGTCGCCGACATCGCCGTCGGTGAACTGGTCAGCGGCGAGGGCCACTTGGTGTGCGGCAAGTGCCGCAACTGCCAGGCCGGGCGCCGGCATCTGTGCCGCGCCACGGTCGGGCTCGGCGTCGGACGGGACGGAGCCTTCGCGGAGTACGTCGCGCTGCCCGCCGCCAACGTGTGGGTGCACCGCGTCCCCGTCGACCTCGATGTGGCCGCGATCTTCGACCCGTTCGGCAACGCCGTGCACACCGCGCTGTCCTTCCCGCTCGTCGGCGAGGACGTCCTGATCACCGGTGCGGGCCCGATCGGCCTGATGGCGGCGGCAGTTGCCCGGCACGCCGGCGCGCGGAACATCATGGTGACCGATGTCAGCGAGGAGCGCCTCGCCCTCGCCCGCAAGATCGGGGTGAGCCTCGCCCTGAACGTGACGGACGCTCAGATCGCGGACGGCCAGCGGGAGTTGGGCCTGCGGGAGGGCTTCGACATCGGCCTGGAGATGTCCGGCCGCCCCGAGGCGATGCGCGACATGATCGCCAACATGACCCACGGCGGCCGCATCGCGATGCTGGGCCTGCCCTCCCAGGAGTTCCCGGTCGACTGGTCCCGCATCGTCACCTCGATGCTCACCATCAAGGGCATCTACGGCCGTGAGATGTTCGAGACGTGGTACGCGATGTCGGTGCTGCTGGAGGGCGGCCTCGACCTCGCGCCCGTGATCACCGGCCGGTACGGTCACCGCGACTTCGAGGCGGCGTTCGCGGACGCCGCGAGCGGCAAGGGCGGCAAGGTCATCCTCGACTGGACCGCGTAA
- a CDS encoding MmcQ/YjbR family DNA-binding protein — translation MPDAEDVRRIALSLPDTTEKVAWNMPTFRVAGKMFVTVPEEETSIAVRCPKEERDELVLAEPDKFWIADHEAGFAWVRARLSALDSEDELRDILADSWRQAAPPRLLDAYPELGLPSGSGD, via the coding sequence ATGCCGGATGCCGAAGACGTACGCCGTATCGCCCTCTCCCTCCCGGACACGACGGAGAAGGTCGCCTGGAACATGCCCACGTTCCGGGTCGCCGGGAAGATGTTCGTGACGGTGCCCGAGGAGGAGACCTCCATCGCCGTGCGCTGCCCCAAGGAGGAGCGCGACGAACTGGTGCTGGCCGAGCCGGACAAGTTCTGGATCGCCGACCACGAGGCGGGCTTCGCCTGGGTCCGGGCCCGCCTCTCCGCACTGGACAGCGAGGACGAACTCCGCGACATCCTCGCCGACTCCTGGCGCCAGGCGGCCCCGCCCCGACTCCTGGACGCCTACCCCGAGTTGGGCCTGCCGTCCGGCTCCGGCGACTGA
- a CDS encoding glycine C-acetyltransferase, giving the protein MFDSVRDDLRTTLDEIRAAGLHKPERVIGSPQSATVNVTAGGRPGEVLNFCANNYLGLADHPEVVAAAHAALDRWGYGMASVRFICGTQEVHKDLEARLSGFLGQEDTILYSSCFDANGGVFETLLGPEDVVISDALNHASIIDGIRLSKARRLRYANRDMADLERQLKEAAGARRKLVVTDGVFSMDGYVAPLREICDLADRYDAMVMVDDSHAVGFVGPGGRGTPELHGVMDRVDIITGTLGKALGGASGGYVAARAEIVALLRQRSRPYLFSNTLAPVIAAASLKVLDLLESADDLRVQLAENTALFRRRMTEEGFDILPGDHAIAPVMIGDATVAGRMAELLLERGVYVIGFSYPVVPQGQARIRVQLSAAHSTEDVNRAVDAFVAARAELDTSES; this is encoded by the coding sequence ATGTTCGACTCCGTGCGCGACGACCTCCGCACCACCCTCGACGAGATCCGCGCCGCCGGACTCCACAAGCCCGAGCGCGTGATCGGCTCCCCGCAGTCCGCGACGGTGAACGTCACCGCGGGCGGCCGTCCCGGCGAGGTCCTCAACTTCTGCGCCAACAACTACCTCGGCCTCGCCGACCACCCCGAGGTCGTCGCCGCCGCCCACGCGGCCCTCGACCGCTGGGGCTACGGCATGGCCTCCGTCCGCTTCATCTGCGGAACCCAGGAGGTGCACAAGGACCTTGAGGCCCGCCTCTCCGGGTTCCTCGGCCAGGAGGACACGATCCTCTACTCGTCCTGCTTCGACGCCAACGGCGGTGTCTTCGAAACCCTGTTGGGCCCGGAGGACGTGGTCATCTCCGACGCGCTGAACCACGCCTCGATCATCGACGGCATCCGCCTCTCCAAGGCCCGCCGCCTCCGGTACGCGAACCGCGACATGGCCGATCTGGAACGGCAGTTGAAGGAGGCCGCGGGCGCCCGGCGCAAGCTGGTCGTCACCGACGGCGTCTTCTCCATGGACGGCTACGTCGCCCCGCTGCGCGAGATCTGCGACCTCGCCGACCGCTACGACGCGATGGTCATGGTCGACGACTCGCACGCCGTCGGCTTCGTCGGCCCCGGCGGCCGGGGCACCCCCGAACTGCACGGCGTCATGGACCGCGTCGACATCATCACCGGCACCCTCGGCAAGGCCCTCGGCGGCGCCTCCGGCGGCTACGTCGCCGCCCGCGCCGAGATCGTCGCGCTGCTGCGCCAGCGCTCACGGCCGTACCTCTTCTCCAACACTCTCGCCCCGGTGATCGCGGCAGCCTCGCTCAAGGTGCTCGACCTGCTGGAGTCGGCGGACGACCTGCGCGTCCAACTCGCCGAGAACACCGCCCTGTTCCGCCGCCGGATGACCGAGGAGGGCTTCGACATCCTCCCCGGCGACCATGCCATCGCACCCGTGATGATCGGCGACGCGACGGTGGCCGGCCGGATGGCGGAGCTGCTCCTGGAGCGGGGCGTGTACGTGATCGGCTTCTCGTACCCGGTCGTCCCGCAGGGCCAGGCCCGTATCCGGGTCCAGTTGTCCGCCGCGCACTCCACGGAGGACGTGAACCGGGCGGTGGACGCGTTCGTCGCGGCGCGGGCGGAGCTGGACACCTCGGAGAGCTGA
- a CDS encoding GNAT family N-acetyltransferase: protein MRVTRLDVPQLLAVVDELADLLTDAVDDGASIGFLAPLGRTAAVAWWRERADGVAAGQLAVWAALSGDRVVGTVGLAFPDKPNSRHRAELVKLMVHREARGAGLGRRLLTTAEGAAVAVGITLLHLDTETDSPAEHLYRSADWTRAGVIPDYAASPAGVLRPTTLYYKRVGEGMGAALRDR from the coding sequence GTGAGGGTGACACGTCTGGACGTACCCCAACTGCTCGCTGTGGTGGACGAGTTGGCGGACCTGCTGACCGACGCCGTCGACGACGGTGCCTCGATCGGCTTCCTCGCGCCGCTCGGCCGGACGGCGGCCGTCGCGTGGTGGCGGGAGCGCGCCGACGGTGTGGCCGCCGGACAGCTCGCCGTATGGGCGGCGCTCAGCGGCGACCGGGTCGTCGGCACGGTCGGCCTGGCCTTCCCCGACAAGCCCAACAGCCGCCACCGCGCCGAGCTGGTCAAGCTCATGGTGCACCGGGAGGCCAGGGGAGCGGGCCTCGGCCGCCGGCTCCTGACCACCGCCGAGGGCGCGGCCGTCGCCGTCGGCATCACCCTCCTCCACCTGGACACCGAGACCGACAGCCCCGCCGAGCACCTGTACCGCTCCGCCGACTGGACCCGGGCCGGCGTGATCCCGGACTACGCGGCTAGCCCGGCGGGGGTGTTGCGGCCGACGACGCTCTACTACAAGCGGGTGGGGGAGGGAATGGGGGCGGCTCTTCGAGACCGGTGA
- a CDS encoding LysR family transcriptional regulator — protein sequence MIEARRLHILRAVADHRTVTAAAAALYLTPSAVSQQLAALEQETGHRLVERGAKGVRLTPAGEILLGHTNVVLAQLERAEAELAAYSSGAAGTVTVAAFATGIAQVVAPAVSRLSLLAPGIRLRVQDAEGDASLPMVLDRQVDVAVAVEYRGAPPADDPRLIHVPLYAEPFDVVVPLTHRLADADEVPLAELAKDPWIGPYPGNPCHEVTLLACENAGFQPRLEHSSDDFRAVVALASADAGVALVPRSALRGMDLTGVAVRPVDGVAPTRRVFAAVRRGTEEHPLIRPVLDALEEVART from the coding sequence ATGATCGAAGCGCGGCGGCTCCATATCCTCCGTGCGGTGGCCGACCACCGCACCGTGACGGCGGCAGCCGCCGCGCTGTATCTGACCCCCTCGGCGGTCTCCCAGCAACTCGCCGCGCTGGAGCAGGAGACCGGCCACCGCCTGGTCGAGCGCGGCGCCAAGGGCGTACGGCTGACCCCGGCCGGCGAGATCCTGCTCGGCCACACCAACGTGGTCCTGGCCCAGTTGGAGCGGGCCGAGGCGGAACTCGCCGCGTACAGCTCGGGCGCGGCCGGCACGGTGACGGTGGCCGCCTTCGCGACGGGCATCGCACAGGTCGTAGCACCCGCGGTGTCCCGTCTGTCTCTCCTCGCACCCGGCATCCGCCTCCGCGTCCAGGACGCCGAGGGCGACGCCAGCCTGCCGATGGTGCTGGACCGGCAGGTGGATGTCGCGGTCGCCGTCGAGTACCGCGGGGCCCCGCCCGCCGACGACCCCCGCCTGATCCATGTCCCGCTCTACGCCGAGCCGTTCGACGTGGTCGTCCCGCTCACCCACCGCCTCGCCGACGCCGACGAGGTCCCCCTCGCCGAACTGGCCAAGGACCCGTGGATCGGCCCCTATCCCGGCAACCCCTGCCACGAGGTCACCCTCCTGGCCTGCGAGAACGCCGGATTCCAGCCCCGCCTCGAACACTCCTCGGACGACTTCCGCGCCGTGGTCGCCCTCGCCTCGGCCGACGCGGGCGTGGCCCTCGTCCCCCGCTCGGCGCTGCGCGGCATGGACCTGACGGGAGTGGCCGTCCGGCCCGTCGACGGAGTGGCGCCGACCCGCCGGGTCTTCGCCGCCGTACGACGCGGCACGGAGGAGCACCCGCTGATCCGCCCGGTACTGGACGCACTGGAGGAAGTGGCCCGGACGTAA
- a CDS encoding helix-turn-helix domain-containing protein: MKSEEAVAAIDPIDPMDLRLGARLAELRAQHGWSLGELAERSGVSRSTLSRAERAEISPTASLLNRLCGVYGRTMSQLLSEVEAEPALLVRAAEQPVWEDRASGFVRRSVSPPHTGLRGELVEGRLRAGADLAYDRPPVPGLEQHIWVLAGALDVTAQDTEHHLDAGDCLRLRVWGPTRFRCPGPDDVRYVLAVVLP, from the coding sequence ATGAAATCCGAGGAAGCGGTGGCGGCCATCGACCCCATCGACCCCATGGACCTCCGACTCGGCGCCAGGCTCGCCGAGCTGCGCGCCCAACACGGCTGGTCCCTGGGGGAGTTGGCGGAGCGCAGCGGGGTGAGCCGCTCGACCCTGTCCCGCGCCGAACGCGCCGAGATCAGCCCCACCGCCTCCCTCCTCAACCGCCTGTGCGGTGTCTACGGCCGGACCATGTCCCAACTCCTCAGCGAGGTGGAGGCCGAACCCGCCCTGCTGGTCCGCGCCGCCGAGCAACCGGTGTGGGAGGACCGCGCCTCCGGTTTCGTACGACGCTCCGTGTCACCCCCGCACACCGGGCTGCGCGGCGAACTCGTCGAGGGGCGGCTCCGCGCGGGCGCCGACCTCGCCTACGACCGGCCGCCCGTGCCCGGCCTGGAACAGCACATCTGGGTCCTGGCCGGCGCCCTCGACGTGACGGCCCAGGACACCGAGCATCACCTGGACGCCGGTGACTGTCTGCGGTTGCGGGTGTGGGGGCCGACGCGGTTTCGCTGCCCGGGGCCTGACGACGTGCGGTACGTGCTGGCGGTGGTGCTGCCGTGA